The Herbaspirillum sp. RTI4 genome has a segment encoding these proteins:
- a CDS encoding ParB-like protein, with amino-acid sequence MQRAQPQLITTRLDKLHPTQITVGKLEVTLKRKQWGALGKSARATTLSSHWFPAVAGPDSKYYILDHHHFGLALLEEEVKTVNVMLMKDLSWLAPPKFWGVMDHHQWVHPYDGEGLRRDFSAVPHHLTHLHDDPYRSLAGELRRAGGFAKDVTPFSEFLWADYLRDLVDASQIENDFEKALTKAKKIARSQDARYLPGWCGVMVAN; translated from the coding sequence ATGCAACGCGCCCAACCGCAACTCATTACGACCCGACTCGACAAACTGCATCCGACGCAGATTACGGTGGGCAAGCTGGAAGTCACGCTCAAGCGCAAGCAATGGGGTGCGCTCGGCAAAAGTGCGCGCGCCACGACCTTGTCCAGCCACTGGTTTCCCGCCGTTGCCGGCCCGGACAGCAAGTACTACATCCTCGACCATCATCATTTCGGTCTGGCCTTGCTGGAAGAAGAGGTCAAGACCGTCAATGTGATGTTGATGAAGGACCTGTCCTGGCTGGCACCGCCCAAATTCTGGGGCGTGATGGATCATCATCAATGGGTGCATCCCTACGATGGAGAAGGTTTGCGCCGCGATTTTTCTGCCGTCCCCCATCATCTGACGCATTTGCACGACGATCCCTATCGCAGTCTGGCCGGGGAACTGCGCCGCGCAGGTGGTTTTGCCAAGGATGTGACGCCGTTCAGTGAATTTTTATGGGCCGATTATTTGCGCGATCTGGTGGACGCCAGCCAGATCGAAAACGACTTCGAGAAAGCGCTGACAAAAGCAAAAAAAATAGCGCGCTCTCAGGATGCGCGCTATCTGCCGGGCTGGTGCGGTGTGATGGTTGCCAACTAA
- a CDS encoding SulP family inorganic anion transporter gives MSASLPQPAATTNPGRLSWPDIVAGLSLAGLLLPEAVAYSGIANLPPQAGVIALFAGLVCYGLMGTSRFAIVSATSSSAAVLAAASASMAAGDNTLRLTMAIGMVMLTGLFFLLAGLARIGSVSDFIAKPVLRGFSFGLALVIIFKQLAGVVGVYPQHADLIRFTLELFERTATWNWMAGAVTLATLALLFLFARIPRLPGGLLVIILGIAAGKWLHLEQYGIGMVGAIALPLSAPALPGLAYSQWLRLGEVSVALVLILYAESYSSIRSFAIKHGDGISPNRDLLTLGAANIVSGLFHGMPVGAGYSATAANEAAGAQSRWAGWTAAFTLFLIVLTMLPAIALTPNPVLAAIVIHAVGHTLRPAVFRPYFLWHRDRLLIVASVLGVLLLGVLDGLLAAIAVSLLMQLRRLSESSVTVLGRLNQGHDFVSKTLHPDAQAIAGMLILRPETSIFFANAERVLGQVRGLMEAAGESVHTLVLSLEESPDLDSSSVEALVDFCAAMQAQHKHLLFARLKAPVQQVLGRAAIAGLPTAALSDLSVDDVVGLADKLYPRSTSAGRITTA, from the coding sequence ATGTCGGCCTCGCTCCCGCAACCTGCCGCGACGACCAATCCCGGACGTCTTTCCTGGCCCGATATCGTGGCGGGTTTGTCGCTGGCCGGTTTGCTGTTGCCGGAAGCGGTGGCGTATTCCGGCATTGCCAATCTGCCGCCGCAAGCCGGTGTGATTGCGCTGTTCGCCGGACTGGTCTGTTATGGCTTGATGGGAACCAGCCGCTTTGCCATCGTGTCGGCAACCTCCTCTTCCGCTGCGGTGCTGGCGGCGGCATCGGCGTCGATGGCGGCCGGCGACAATACCCTGCGTCTGACCATGGCGATTGGCATGGTCATGCTGACCGGACTTTTTTTCCTGCTGGCCGGACTGGCGCGCATCGGCAGTGTCTCGGACTTCATCGCCAAACCGGTTTTGCGCGGCTTTTCCTTCGGGCTGGCCTTGGTCATCATTTTCAAGCAACTGGCCGGTGTCGTGGGCGTCTATCCGCAACATGCCGACCTGATCCGCTTCACGCTGGAGTTATTCGAGCGGACGGCGACGTGGAACTGGATGGCAGGGGCGGTCACGCTGGCGACGCTGGCTTTGCTGTTTCTGTTTGCGCGCATACCGCGTCTGCCGGGCGGTTTGCTGGTCATTATTCTCGGCATTGCTGCCGGAAAGTGGCTGCATCTGGAGCAGTACGGCATCGGCATGGTCGGTGCTATCGCGTTGCCACTGAGCGCGCCCGCGCTGCCGGGATTGGCTTATTCGCAGTGGCTGCGACTGGGCGAAGTCAGCGTGGCGCTGGTGCTGATTTTATATGCAGAGTCCTACAGTTCTATTCGCAGTTTTGCCATCAAACACGGCGATGGTATTTCCCCCAATCGCGATTTGCTGACTTTGGGAGCGGCCAATATTGTGTCGGGGTTGTTTCATGGCATGCCGGTGGGCGCAGGCTATTCCGCGACGGCGGCCAATGAAGCGGCCGGTGCGCAATCGCGCTGGGCTGGATGGACGGCGGCGTTCACGCTATTTTTGATCGTGCTGACGATGTTGCCCGCCATTGCCCTGACGCCGAACCCGGTTCTGGCGGCAATTGTGATCCATGCCGTCGGCCATACTTTGCGCCCGGCGGTATTCCGCCCCTATTTCTTGTGGCATCGCGACCGGCTGCTGATTGTCGCCTCGGTGCTGGGCGTATTGCTGTTGGGTGTGCTGGATGGTTTGCTGGCGGCTATTGCGGTCAGTCTGCTGATGCAATTGCGACGCCTGTCGGAATCTTCGGTGACGGTGCTGGGTCGGCTCAATCAGGGTCATGATTTTGTCAGTAAAACCCTTCATCCTGATGCGCAGGCCATTGCCGGCATGCTGATTCTGCGGCCAGAGACCAGTATTTTCTTTGCGAATGCGGAGCGCGTGCTAGGGCAAGTGCGGGGTCTGATGGAGGCGGCGGGAGAGAGCGTCCATACCCTTGTTCTGAGTCTGGAAGAGTCGCCGGATCTGGATAGTTCTAGCGTGGAAGCACTGGTGGATTTCTGTGCGGCTATGCAGGCGCAACACAAGCATTTGCTGTTCGCCCGCTTGAAAGCGCCCGTGCAGCAGGTGCTGGGACGGGCGGCGATAGCGGGCTTGCCGACGGCGGCCCTGTCCGATCTGAGTGTGGATGACGTGGTCGGTCTTGCCGACAAACTTTATCCAAGAAGTACTTCTGCGGGACGCATTACGACCGCTTAG
- a CDS encoding methyl-accepting chemotaxis protein yields the protein MRMNLPVTEIEYLLEENESIVSETDLQGNITYVNPYFATVCGFSEQELLGAPQNIVRHPDMPTEAFADMWSFLKAGKPWSGVVKNRCKNGDFYWVYANVTPVRDRGAVVGYLSVRTKPSRAQVEGAGQAYREFRQGKAGKRIIYNGAVVASGLPRLLIKARAISLSTKLSCCMLSLAALFLLQNPLASAALHRLNGGSDSVGLLLTAACIGLTLYVWKILHDATVKPIRLANEAVSALAGGDLTIQFESERTDDMGMLLRALQQLKLNLKSIIGDVNLNVHSINSSIRDMAEGNLHLSQTTEVQASSLEETAATMEQLAATVKQNAHSAVQADELAHSSSVIAVKGGDAVMAVGATMTEISAASTKIVDIIGLIDSIAFQTNILALNAAVEAARAGEQGRGFAVVATEVRNLAQRSASAAKEIKTLINETVDKIKAGTNLVADAGNTMKDVVNSVQRVTTIMGEITSASSEQSNGIDQVNIAITQMEQVTHSNLSLVGEGAASSSSLARQTEKLTQVFSLFKFGEARASV from the coding sequence ATGCGCATGAACTTGCCGGTAACAGAGATTGAATACCTTCTGGAAGAAAACGAATCCATCGTTTCCGAGACCGATCTTCAGGGCAACATCACCTACGTCAATCCCTATTTCGCCACGGTGTGCGGTTTTTCGGAGCAGGAACTGCTGGGCGCGCCGCAAAATATCGTCCGTCATCCCGATATGCCGACAGAAGCCTTCGCCGATATGTGGAGTTTCCTCAAGGCCGGCAAGCCATGGAGCGGCGTGGTCAAAAATCGCTGCAAGAATGGCGACTTCTACTGGGTCTATGCCAACGTCACGCCGGTCCGGGATCGCGGCGCCGTCGTCGGCTATTTGTCCGTGCGCACCAAGCCCAGCCGGGCGCAGGTCGAAGGTGCCGGACAAGCCTATCGTGAATTCCGGCAAGGCAAAGCAGGCAAACGGATTATCTATAACGGCGCAGTAGTCGCCTCAGGCTTGCCCCGACTGCTGATCAAGGCGCGCGCCATCTCGCTCAGTACCAAGTTATCGTGCTGCATGTTGAGTCTGGCGGCCTTATTTCTGTTGCAGAATCCATTAGCAAGCGCTGCGCTGCACCGGCTCAACGGTGGTTCGGACAGCGTCGGCCTGCTGCTCACAGCCGCCTGCATAGGATTGACTTTGTATGTCTGGAAAATCTTGCACGACGCAACGGTCAAGCCTATCCGGCTAGCCAACGAGGCAGTATCGGCGCTGGCCGGTGGTGACCTCACCATTCAGTTCGAGTCTGAAAGGACGGATGACATGGGAATGTTATTGCGCGCCTTGCAGCAGCTGAAACTGAATTTGAAGTCGATTATCGGCGACGTCAATCTGAACGTACATTCCATCAACAGCTCGATCAGAGATATGGCGGAAGGCAATCTGCACCTGTCGCAGACCACCGAAGTACAGGCCTCCAGTCTGGAAGAAACCGCCGCAACGATGGAGCAGCTCGCCGCCACCGTCAAACAAAATGCCCACAGCGCCGTGCAGGCGGACGAATTGGCCCACTCTTCCTCCGTCATTGCGGTCAAGGGAGGCGATGCCGTGATGGCCGTCGGCGCCACGATGACTGAGATCAGTGCGGCTTCCACTAAGATTGTGGACATCATCGGACTGATCGACAGTATCGCGTTCCAAACCAACATCCTCGCCTTGAACGCCGCCGTGGAAGCGGCCCGGGCCGGCGAACAAGGGCGTGGATTCGCGGTGGTAGCGACCGAAGTCCGCAATCTGGCGCAACGCTCTGCCAGTGCGGCAAAAGAAATAAAAACGCTGATTAACGAAACCGTCGACAAAATCAAGGCTGGCACCAATCTGGTCGCCGATGCCGGCAACACCATGAAGGACGTCGTGAATTCAGTGCAGCGCGTCACCACCATCATGGGCGAAATCACTTCGGCCAGTTCAGAGCAAAGCAACGGCATCGATCAGGTCAATATTGCCATTACGCAAATGGAACAAGTCACGCACAGCAACCTCAGCCTGGTCGGCGAGGGAGCCGCATCGTCTTCCAGTCTGGCGCGGCAGACTGAAAAACTGACGCAAGTATTTTCGCTGTTCAAGTTCGGTGAGGCGCGCGCTTCAGTCTAG
- a CDS encoding chromate transporter, with protein sequence MTFTLLALQGFGGVLAIVQRELVERKQWMTNEEFVEEWSVAQIMPGPNVVNIALMIGGRYFGVRGALAALAGLLCFPLVLVLLLSFGYTQIAAYPGVAGALRGMGAVASGLIGGAGLRMIVALRRNVMGPVVCGVLTILGFVATALLRLPLGYVLLVVGGFACVYSYRGLNS encoded by the coding sequence ATGACCTTTACCCTGCTCGCCCTGCAAGGCTTCGGCGGCGTGCTGGCGATCGTCCAGCGCGAACTGGTGGAGCGAAAGCAATGGATGACCAACGAAGAGTTTGTGGAGGAGTGGTCGGTCGCGCAGATCATGCCGGGTCCTAACGTGGTCAATATTGCGCTGATGATTGGTGGACGTTATTTCGGCGTGCGCGGTGCGCTGGCGGCGCTGGCCGGTCTGCTCTGTTTCCCGCTGGTGCTGGTGTTGCTGCTGTCGTTCGGTTACACACAAATTGCCGCCTATCCGGGCGTGGCGGGCGCATTGCGCGGGATGGGGGCGGTGGCGTCGGGTCTGATCGGCGGTGCAGGCTTGAGAATGATCGTGGCGCTGCGCCGCAATGTAATGGGTCCGGTGGTGTGCGGTGTCCTCACCATTCTTGGCTTTGTCGCCACCGCATTGCTGCGGCTGCCGCTGGGTTATGTGCTGCTGGTGGTAGGCGGTTTCGCCTGTGTCTACTCCTATCGCGGTCTGAATTCATGA
- a CDS encoding chromate transporter: MSASVVMIAAHEWWQLFSHYVLLSMLSIGGAISTVPEMHRYLVDQHHWLSDADFNASIAIAQAAPGPNLLFVALMGWKIGLNSGGLGNALLGASVTMLGILLPSSTITYLAARWGHTNRNVRAVRAFKQGMAPLVIALLLSTSWILATAHHDIPREWPLWLISACTALIVWRTRIHLLWLLAIGALLGWFGIL; encoded by the coding sequence ATGAGCGCCTCTGTCGTCATGATCGCAGCGCACGAGTGGTGGCAGCTGTTTTCGCATTACGTTTTGCTGTCGATGCTGTCGATTGGCGGGGCGATTAGCACCGTCCCCGAAATGCACCGTTATCTGGTCGATCAGCATCACTGGCTCAGCGATGCGGATTTCAATGCCTCCATCGCTATCGCGCAGGCGGCGCCTGGTCCGAATCTGTTGTTTGTGGCGCTAATGGGCTGGAAAATCGGTTTGAACAGCGGTGGATTGGGTAACGCGCTTTTGGGGGCATCCGTCACCATGCTGGGCATCCTCTTGCCAAGCAGCACCATTACTTATCTCGCGGCGCGCTGGGGACACACCAACCGTAATGTCCGCGCAGTGCGCGCGTTCAAACAGGGCATGGCTCCGCTGGTGATTGCCCTGCTGCTCTCCACCAGCTGGATACTGGCCACCGCGCATCACGATATTCCGCGCGAATGGCCGCTTTGGCTGATCTCTGCCTGTACTGCGCTGATCGTCTGGCGGACGCGGATTCATCTCTTGTGGCTGCTTGCCATCGGCGCATTGCTGGGCTGGTTCGGCATACTTTAA
- the arfB gene encoding alternative ribosome rescue aminoacyl-tRNA hydrolase ArfB has translation MLTLFISEDEVELIAIRAQGAGGQNVNKVSSAIHLRFDIRASSLPDDVKQRLLALRDHRISKDGVVIIKAQVHRTQEKNKADALQRLQEMIVIVARVPVLRRPTRPTRSSQRKRLQSKTLRGEVKSMRGKVRA, from the coding sequence ATTCTCACACTCTTCATTTCCGAGGACGAAGTCGAACTCATCGCGATCCGCGCTCAGGGCGCGGGCGGTCAGAACGTCAACAAGGTATCGAGCGCCATCCACTTGCGCTTCGATATCCGTGCTTCGTCCTTGCCCGACGATGTGAAACAACGCCTGCTGGCGCTGAGAGACCATCGCATCAGCAAGGACGGCGTCGTCATCATCAAGGCCCAGGTACACCGCACGCAGGAAAAAAACAAAGCGGACGCCTTGCAGCGCTTGCAGGAAATGATCGTGATCGTTGCGCGGGTGCCGGTACTGCGCCGGCCGACGCGTCCCACCCGCAGTTCGCAGCGCAAAAGGCTGCAAAGCAAGACGCTGCGAGGGGAAGTCAAATCGATGCGCGGGAAAGTCCGTGCTTGA
- a CDS encoding MFS transporter → MVNKARLKKALGGTIVGNTMEWYDVGVFGYLITTMGPVFLPKADKTVQTLFLLGTFAATFIARPLGGVFFGWLGDKIGRQKVLSMTLIMMAASTFAAGILPSYAMVGMLAAALLVLTKLIQGFSTGGEYAGATTFVSEYSPDKHRGFFASLLDMGSYLGFAIGAALVSVLQYTLGQSVMEEWGWRIPFLIGGPLGLIAIWFRLKIKESPTFQATLDAKEQAATDTSVKEAPAESNGPVSTFKEHWRGIIVAMVLVAAANSLGYALTSYMPTYLTSTMGYDELHGTLLTIPILIIMALCIPLTGRLSDKIGRRPVLWVGAITAILLSIPAFLLIGVGNVWSTLLGLALIALPVTFYVANLASALPALFPTESRYGAMGIAYNFAVAIFGGTTPFIIAALIAATGNDMMPAYYLMATSILGGIAVFFMKETAGRPLLGSMPSVDSVAEARELVATQDDNPNIDTDEMPFDHTYEPPAVSTEPAAEPGPLKA, encoded by the coding sequence GTGGTTAACAAGGCGAGACTGAAAAAAGCGCTCGGGGGAACCATCGTCGGCAATACGATGGAATGGTATGACGTCGGTGTGTTCGGCTACCTGATCACGACGATGGGCCCGGTATTCCTGCCCAAGGCAGACAAGACCGTGCAGACGCTGTTCCTGCTCGGCACCTTCGCCGCGACTTTCATCGCCCGCCCGCTCGGTGGCGTCTTTTTCGGCTGGCTCGGAGATAAAATCGGCCGCCAGAAGGTGCTGTCGATGACGCTGATCATGATGGCGGCATCCACTTTCGCGGCAGGTATTCTGCCCAGCTACGCGATGGTCGGCATGCTCGCGGCTGCGCTGCTCGTCCTCACCAAACTGATTCAGGGTTTCTCCACCGGCGGCGAGTATGCCGGTGCCACCACCTTCGTCAGCGAGTACTCGCCTGACAAGCACCGCGGCTTCTTCGCCAGTCTGCTCGATATGGGCAGTTATCTTGGCTTCGCTATCGGCGCTGCGCTCGTCTCGGTTCTGCAATACACCCTGGGACAATCGGTCATGGAGGAGTGGGGTTGGCGCATTCCCTTCCTCATCGGCGGACCACTCGGTCTGATTGCCATCTGGTTCCGACTGAAGATCAAGGAATCCCCCACCTTCCAGGCCACCTTGGATGCCAAGGAACAGGCAGCCACGGACACGTCCGTGAAAGAAGCACCGGCCGAATCCAACGGCCCGGTCAGTACCTTCAAGGAACACTGGCGCGGAATCATCGTCGCGATGGTCCTGGTCGCCGCGGCAAACAGTCTGGGCTACGCCCTCACCTCTTACATGCCGACTTACCTGACCTCGACCATGGGGTACGACGAACTGCACGGAACGCTGCTGACTATCCCTATCCTTATCATCATGGCCTTGTGCATTCCACTGACAGGCCGTCTCTCCGATAAAATTGGTCGCCGCCCGGTGCTATGGGTGGGTGCGATTACCGCCATCCTGCTGTCGATTCCCGCGTTCCTGCTGATCGGCGTCGGTAATGTTTGGTCAACTCTGCTTGGTCTGGCGCTGATCGCCCTGCCTGTCACGTTCTACGTCGCTAACCTTGCCTCGGCTCTGCCGGCGCTGTTCCCGACCGAAAGTCGCTACGGAGCCATGGGAATCGCCTATAACTTCGCGGTCGCTATCTTCGGCGGTACTACGCCGTTCATCATCGCGGCACTGATCGCCGCCACCGGTAACGACATGATGCCGGCGTACTACCTGATGGCGACATCCATCCTGGGTGGTATCGCCGTCTTTTTCATGAAAGAGACTGCCGGACGTCCGCTGCTCGGCTCGATGCCGAGCGTGGATTCGGTCGCCGAGGCACGTGAGCTGGTTGCCACTCAGGACGACAACCCCAACATCGACACGGACGAAATGCCCTTCGATCACACGTATGAACCGCCGGCGGTATCGACAGAACCCGCCGCCGAGCCGGGACCGCTGAAGGCTTAG
- a CDS encoding transcriptional regulator has translation MKNNNPLLAAASYRVVLKPLSFLRRSEQVDDENVRRLAATISAEDIWTSPLPVERDTGIIMDGNHRICAASLLGLAFAPCVLLDYRDPRVSVRHWQSDDPFDIVHIYRAILEEHRILPHKTTRHSFAPALPQTRINLRLLRTGDGIR, from the coding sequence ATGAAAAACAACAACCCCCTCCTTGCTGCCGCTTCTTACCGCGTGGTGTTGAAACCACTCAGTTTTTTGCGGCGATCGGAACAGGTCGATGACGAGAATGTGCGGCGTCTGGCTGCCACCATTTCCGCCGAAGATATCTGGACTTCGCCTTTGCCGGTAGAACGCGATACTGGCATCATCATGGATGGCAACCACCGGATATGCGCCGCCAGTTTGCTTGGTCTGGCTTTCGCACCTTGCGTATTGCTCGATTACCGAGACCCTCGCGTTAGCGTCAGACACTGGCAGAGCGACGACCCGTTCGACATCGTTCACATTTACCGGGCCATCCTGGAAGAACATCGCATCTTGCCGCATAAAACCACACGCCACTCCTTTGCCCCGGCCTTGCCGCAAACCCGCATCAATCTGCGGCTGCTGAGAACCGGGGACGGCATCCGCTAA
- a CDS encoding GNAT family N-acetyltransferase: protein MQTEPIHSPNYSPSHSLMQTESSELEWQWIAFSDMTARQLYEVMILRQRIFLIEQNCVYQDADGLDSISLHGCGRTSAGIQAYARIVPPHTACPQPAIGRVLVTPSWRSRGTGSDLMRRALAQSERLYCGRDIALSAQFHLQEFYGRLGFRAVGSQYDDAGIPHIDMLRVAPSLSAQKFIAMASR, encoded by the coding sequence ATGCAAACTGAACCCATCCACAGTCCAAACTACAGCCCAAGCCACAGCCTGATGCAGACCGAATCATCCGAATTGGAGTGGCAATGGATTGCGTTTTCCGATATGACAGCCAGGCAGCTGTATGAAGTGATGATATTGCGCCAACGCATATTCCTGATCGAACAAAACTGCGTGTATCAGGATGCCGATGGTCTGGATTCGATCTCTCTGCATGGATGTGGCCGTACCTCTGCAGGAATACAAGCCTATGCGCGCATCGTGCCTCCCCACACAGCGTGTCCGCAGCCGGCAATTGGCCGTGTTCTTGTCACACCCTCATGGCGCAGCAGGGGGACGGGTTCCGATTTGATGCGGCGCGCACTTGCGCAATCCGAGAGATTGTATTGCGGGAGAGATATCGCACTTTCAGCGCAATTTCATTTGCAAGAGTTCTACGGACGTCTTGGTTTTCGTGCCGTCGGTTCTCAATATGATGATGCAGGTATTCCCCATATCGACATGCTCAGAGTAGCGCCGTCATTGTCCGCTCAGAAATTTATCGCGATGGCATCGCGTTAG
- a CDS encoding MATE family efflux transporter, whose translation MSVAQWRADSKCITALAFPLILTQLSQVALSTTDIAMMGMLEPIDLAAGGLAVSIFGFLRSMGVGLVTPTGNMVAAASVGTIRPSSRESELRALLYSSFLMATIAGLFFWGLMLVAGTGLAWLGQNAGVAARAADYLVFVAPGIVPLLWFQTLRNFTIGLRRPGPLLLITLLAVAVNAALNFVLMFGYLGMPALGLIGIACSTTTVNFFSFFLFLTIIRRDKEMAPYLSWRQWHPRRADVIRLWRAGLPVAATYGSEAGFFLVLLLLVGSISADALAAHTIVNQAVYIVFMISVGISQATSICISRSWALKQVEQSASLAYTGLALGLVCMAVVGAIYLRWPHQVLSLFFSEGTDRMVLMSNALPLLMIAGMLQFFDCAQNIGIGILRGAGETRSSFVITLFGYWGIGFPIAWLLGKYFSFGASGIWVGLTLGLLMTAMQLLHRFRRILKSKRIAVSRGDFDYAN comes from the coding sequence ATGAGTGTGGCGCAATGGCGGGCGGATAGTAAATGCATTACCGCTTTGGCGTTTCCTTTGATCCTCACGCAGTTGTCCCAGGTCGCCTTATCAACAACGGACATTGCCATGATGGGGATGTTGGAACCGATTGATCTGGCGGCCGGCGGCTTGGCCGTATCGATATTCGGTTTTCTACGTTCGATGGGTGTCGGACTGGTAACGCCCACCGGCAACATGGTAGCGGCAGCCAGTGTCGGCACTATCCGACCTTCATCCCGCGAGTCCGAGTTGCGCGCTCTGTTGTACAGCAGCTTTCTTATGGCGACTATTGCGGGGCTCTTCTTTTGGGGCCTCATGCTAGTAGCCGGTACTGGATTGGCATGGTTGGGACAAAATGCCGGCGTGGCCGCCCGGGCCGCAGATTATCTGGTTTTTGTGGCGCCGGGGATTGTGCCTTTGCTGTGGTTTCAGACATTGCGCAATTTCACTATCGGTTTGCGGCGTCCCGGCCCGTTGCTGCTGATTACCTTATTGGCAGTGGCAGTCAACGCGGCACTCAACTTTGTGCTGATGTTCGGGTATCTCGGGATGCCGGCATTGGGACTGATTGGCATCGCCTGTTCCACCACCACAGTCAATTTTTTTTCCTTCTTCCTGTTTCTGACAATCATCCGGCGCGACAAGGAAATGGCCCCCTACCTGTCATGGAGACAGTGGCACCCACGCCGTGCAGATGTCATCCGCCTGTGGCGCGCGGGCTTACCTGTGGCTGCGACGTATGGATCGGAAGCGGGTTTTTTTTTAGTGCTGCTGCTGCTGGTCGGCAGCATTAGTGCCGATGCCCTCGCCGCGCATACCATCGTCAATCAGGCGGTGTACATCGTATTCATGATTTCGGTGGGTATTTCGCAAGCCACATCCATCTGCATCAGTCGTTCCTGGGCCTTGAAGCAAGTAGAGCAATCGGCCAGTCTTGCCTACACGGGACTGGCTCTCGGGTTGGTCTGCATGGCGGTCGTGGGGGCAATCTATCTCCGCTGGCCCCATCAAGTGCTGAGTTTGTTTTTTTCGGAGGGAACTGACCGGATGGTACTGATGAGTAATGCCTTGCCTTTGCTGATGATTGCCGGGATGTTGCAGTTTTTTGATTGCGCACAAAACATCGGCATTGGCATATTGCGCGGCGCAGGAGAAACACGCAGCAGTTTTGTCATTACCCTCTTTGGCTATTGGGGGATTGGTTTTCCGATTGCCTGGTTGCTTGGAAAATATTTTTCTTTCGGCGCATCCGGTATTTGGGTCGGACTCACATTGGGATTGCTGATGACGGCCATGCAGCTATTGCACCGCTTCAGGCGCATTCTGAAAAGCAAACGGATCGCCGTTTCCAGAGGAGATTTCGATTATGCAAACTGA
- a CDS encoding cysteine synthase family protein: protein MDRHPLQQSLSIVTRSSDLIGNTPLLELIRTRFGSRLLLKLEQFNPTGSAKIRIARQMLDEAEQQGLLKPGGWVIESTSGNTGMGLALLSAERGYRFTAVVDRHAAADKIRTMQAYGAEIMYVDTGDNDELATADREALAAKIAAEQGAYWTEQHNNPANGHAYRDVAEELQKVLGQEMTHLVGAVGTGGSLFGTARVLKTLLPALRVIGVEPHGSIAFGGPGAAYYQSGTGTPEGAEIGALVDYDLLDEGLKVSDRQAFNTSRYLARKFSLMTGGSAGGVIYQAIKRLEVAPPGSTLVVLVCDGGEKYLDTVFNDEWMDKRDLLDSGVERELDQLLEQITVSA, encoded by the coding sequence ATGGATCGCCATCCTCTGCAGCAGTCTTTGTCCATCGTTACACGATCATCGGACCTCATCGGAAATACCCCTTTGCTGGAATTGATACGTACCCGTTTTGGCAGTCGCCTTCTACTCAAGCTTGAGCAATTCAATCCCACCGGCAGTGCAAAAATCCGTATCGCCAGACAGATGCTGGATGAGGCAGAACAACAGGGCTTACTCAAGCCGGGCGGATGGGTGATCGAATCGACTTCCGGCAATACCGGCATGGGGCTGGCGCTGTTGTCGGCGGAGCGGGGATATCGTTTTACCGCCGTTGTGGACCGCCATGCTGCGGCCGATAAAATTCGTACGATGCAGGCTTACGGCGCAGAAATTATGTATGTCGACACGGGCGACAACGATGAGCTGGCAACTGCAGACCGCGAAGCACTGGCCGCAAAGATCGCAGCCGAGCAAGGAGCCTATTGGACAGAGCAGCATAACAATCCCGCCAATGGACATGCTTATCGTGATGTCGCTGAAGAATTGCAAAAGGTACTGGGCCAAGAGATGACACATCTTGTCGGCGCAGTAGGTACCGGCGGTTCCCTGTTCGGCACCGCAAGAGTTCTTAAAACGCTCTTGCCCGCGTTGCGCGTGATCGGCGTAGAACCTCACGGCTCGATTGCCTTTGGCGGTCCCGGAGCGGCCTATTATCAGTCGGGAACAGGGACGCCGGAAGGTGCTGAAATCGGCGCGCTGGTTGATTACGATTTACTGGATGAAGGTTTAAAAGTATCGGATCGGCAAGCCTTCAACACGAGTCGCTACCTGGCACGTAAATTTTCGCTCATGACGGGTGGGTCTGCCGGCGGGGTCATTTATCAGGCGATCAAAAGGCTGGAAGTCGCACCTCCCGGGAGCACCTTAGTCGTGCTGGTGTGCGATGGCGGTGAAAAATATCTCGATACCGTATTCAACGATGAATGGATGGATAAACGCGATCTGTTGGATTCAGGCGTCGAACGGGAACTGGACCAATTGCTGGAACAGATTACCGTGTCGGCATGA